Part of the Echeneis naucrates chromosome 1, fEcheNa1.1, whole genome shotgun sequence genome, GGACAGGCTTAtttaatgttttgggttttttttttttttctccacagacaGATAAAGGCATCCAAGCCCTTCATTTCAGATATTCTGTCTTCCCACGCAGTGTTAGAGTAGGGTCTAATCATGCACTGTGATTCTTGTTCTTGGAACCTCAACTACTGGCTTCgattcacaagaaaaaaatcttgcaTTCTTACTTGAATCTTGCATACTCAATCTTGAATGAGTATGATTACAATGAACTGCAAGCCCATAGTTAAATTTTACATAACACTGATTCGTCCAAAGATACACTATGGACAGTGAAAAAGATATGAATAATCTGCTTAATGTACCACAAGTTTATGACACACATATCACATGACATGTAAAAAAGATTGAGATTTTCAGTTGAATATTCCCTTTTTACTGGAccaaaaatcaaagaaaagggGCCACAGTGATAAACATGCCACGCTGGCCCACAGTTAATGAAGTGATGCTCTTTACCACAGGACAGTTGGTTGAGACAGGCTTCAGCATCTTATTCCTTTTTAACTCACTACAATAAAACCTTATGCCCTGCAACTCAATTCGCTGCTCAGCAGCTTATCAGCTGCAGTCAGAAGGGTCACATGTTGTACACTTAATAGACTCACTCTGCTCTGAACCTGACAAAGCCACACCGCTCACCACCAACCACGTCCACAGTTTGCTCCTCTCCCCAAGCAATTTTAGTTCAGTGCATTTAGCAAAATTAAATCTGGGGCGGACAAATGAGACAAACCATGGAGATGCAAATTCAATTGATCAGAAAGATTTCCATAACTACTGTAATCGATAGCTAATACGAATGAAtgggcacatttttttttgctaaagaCAATTGTCAACCCattctgcaaagaaaataaatcgGCCACTTTTGCAGCTGATAAGTAAAAGCAATTATAAAAGCCAGCAGAGAGCTCAGACAGAGATTTTGTcccagtgcagcagcagcaggtaaaaATGACTGCGCTTTTCTTTCCAATAAAAGGTCACacaaatttcattttacttgTCTTTATTCCCTGTAGGCAAACTGAAGTCAtagaaggagaaaaaataataatttgagaTGGGGTTTTATGAATCTAATTTATCGTATGTATGAGAGAAATCACCCTGAAAGTCTTTGAAACTTACTTTCATAGCAGCAAAATGTCTACGAGGGGAGTCAGGAATTTACTAACCAAGACTCTTCTACTGCGGTCTTCTCAGTGTCTTCGGACGTTGGTGGGCCACACAGGGGGCGTGTGGTCATCTCAGATGCGAGACAACATTATTATCAGTGGCTCCACTGATCGCACACTCAAGGTCTGGAACGCAGAGACAGGAGAATGTATCCACACCCTCTACGGGCATACCTCAACAGTGCGCTGCATGCACCTACATGAGAAAAGGTATGGCGCAACCTTGTATGTTCATGCctgtttaaaacaacaaagaaagaaccaaaaacaccaaaaatgtCATGATTTCAGCTGAAACTTTGTTGCTCATATACTCTCATGTTGTTTTAAACTGGGTATTTTTGGTTTTCAGCTTTAAGTACTACTTAACAAGCCATTTTAAGCCATTTTTAATGATGAGTTTTGTTATGTAACTGTGATACCTCTATTATGTTGGGGGGTTATTATGTTGCCATGAGGGAATTGTATATCTCAAGAGATTTTTGGttataataaattaaaacaatctTCTTATTCAACACTCagccaaaatatgaaaaaattcAACATCCTCAATTCTGGCGCAAATGCTTTCATGTTCGCTGAATCATAACAGTGATTCCCACTGAGCAAAAAGAGCAGCTCTACAAGAGTGGAGGAGGACAGTATCTGTATGAAAGTGAGCATGTGGTCTCATAGTGTTTAAATAGATCCTGTGAGGCGTCTTAAGTGAATTGCTGCTAACTTATTTACTCAATATTACACTCCAGAGAGTCAAAGTGCCCTTTTTGCCTTAGGGCTCACCAAGGTTTTTGTGTAGCATTAGATTGCTCACATAGTGGAAATGTTGTTAGCTTCAGGCAGCCAGTGTATAACATGTCAGTGATTTTCATCTTTGTAAGACCATgagacattttgtgtgtgtatctacaGCATAGTCCATAGAAATCGTAATAATGCTGCAGAGGAATGCTTGTCTGAACCTTTATTGTGGCGTCAAGTATCTACtgcaaatcaaataaagcaGTGTCAATTAGTCACCTAATTTAAGTTTTCTCTTAGcttattaatttttaatattaactGTAGCcacctttccttttccttttctcttccatTGTGGGAAGACACTGCTTGAGGGCGTCTGGGCTAAGGAGGTGTTTTTGTACATTCAAGTATTAACATGAATGTGACAGTGTGGTTTTCCTGTCAGatgagcaaaagaaaacattcatacCCATGGCATTATTCTGTCAATACAGCTGCCACAACTTGAATTAGTAGATACAAGAAGTATAACTTGTTCCTGTCTGGGGGGAAATCCAGCTCAACAAACCTCTGTTAAATTTAtagttgtttttaattgtttgtgcCGCACCTAGACTCAAGCATTCAACCATAACTGCATTATAGTATAACGCTCTGCAAGAAGTACCGGAcccattttctgtttgtgtctatCCCACTTCCCCTCAGGGTGGTCAGTGGCTCTCGTGATGCCACGCTGCGTGTCTGGGACATAGAGACAGGTCAGTGTTTACACGTCCTCATGGGCCATGTTGCAGCAGTGCGCTGTGTTCAGTACGATGGGCGGCGAGTGGTGAGCGGTGCCTACGACTTCATGGTTAAAGTGTGGGACCCCGAAACAGAAACCTGCCTCCACACACTGCAGGGCCACACCAACAGAGTATACTCATTACAGGTGAGCAGCTTCGAGACAAAGACAGTCAGCATGTCTCTCAGTTTGACTTTGAATTTGTACACCAGCTGTTTAAACATTTAGACATCAACATCAGAAAGTTTGCTTCAAGTTTAGGTTCCAGCTGAGCTTTAAAGAGCAATTCATTGGGGGGGCTATTCAGTTTGTGAAACGCTTAATAtcaactgtttgttttgggggttttttgtgTTAGTTGAATTTAGCAACgcataataattttttttgagtTAGATTGAGACAAAGTTTGACCTTGGGAACGCCAGACTTTAAAGAAGTGAACCTCCATGAAATATCCCTCTTTTTGTTAAGATGGTTGTTTTGGGGCCATAGAAATCCTTAAGTCATTTAGTGGCACATTTTTATCTTAATTGAGCCTGTGTTTATGTACAGTtataatatatgaatatattctCAACAAAATGTATGTCTATGTTTGAAAAGATTAATTCTTCTGTGTCCTCTAAAGTGTCCTCCCACCCACTGTGTGTGATGACGGCGCACTTTAGCTGGTGCCATCATTTATTGCAGACACCAAGATTGGTTTTTGTACCATGCAGCATGATTAGGCCTTTAAAATGTTGGTGCTCTACATTTGAACATgggaaacaaaaagcaaagcttTTACAGATCAATAAAATTCATCTCTTTCAATGAGTTTGATCTTAGGGCTGTTAATGGAGCCAAACTATGCCGTGTAACCATTGACGGCATCAACTGCAAGACAAGGTGACACCTGCAGTTACCTTGAACTGGGAGCTTCATTTTCAGCCAGTTTAAATGTATCCTCTATTACTCTAGTTTGATGGGATCCACGTGGTCAGTGGCTCATTGGACACATCTATAAGGGTCTGGGACGTGGAAACAGGCAATTGTATCCACACGCTTACAGGACATCAGTCCCTTACCAGCGGCATGGAGCTGAAAGACAACATCCTGGTCTCAGGAAATGCAGACTCCACTGTCAAGATCTGGGACATCAAAACGGGCCAGTGCCTGCAAACACTGCAAGGTAAGATCAGTATCCAAGAGGCCATTATGTCAACAAAATAGTAATGGTAGTGTAGTGGAGTTGctccaagtaaaaaaaaaaaaaaaaaggatgaaccAGCCTTGAATAAAAACCATAAGTACCAAAGTTTGGGATTTGCACCCATTTCTCAGTGTCTGGTTGAAATGGCAAAATCTTGTGAGCGTGCTGGTCCTGAACAGTCTcagtttttgtctctctctgaaaAGCTCTAACTCCATTAGCAGCACCGGTGCCTCACAGGAAGTTGGAAATCTTTTTCTGAATAGTTGTGCCAACCACCGGTTCTCTGCCTCTAAATGCCCTCATTAACGAACTACAACCCTGCATGCTGGTCCatccaacaccaacacacatgctGAACAAAAGGATTCCCCAGTGAGAGTCTGAAGAGAAGCAGGGACAAAATCGGGGGGCCACCCTATGTGTGGCTGGTGAAGAGGGGGCATTTGCAGTGAGTGGATGGGGGCAGTGTAACTTTGTGGGTCATATAATTAGGTCAGCGGACAATTTCTGCTATTCAGTAGTGTGTTTTGATAAGACAATAGGCCAATAACAAGGCCATCACTGTCATCTGAAGAGAGTATTGGTAGTGATGGAGCAGGCTGCTTTGTTGTGGCAGTTGAaagagaaggggtggggggtggggtggggagaGGCAGGCACGTTGGGGGTTGGTGCAGAACAGCATTGCGTACTTGAGTAAATACAGCCTTTGAACTAACCAGCGACAGAAATGGGAAAAGATGTGAAAGCTTGTCGACTGAGATTTTGACAAATTTTCTGAAAGCAGGAAGAAATTAACCTTCTGCATGAAAGAGCTGCTACAGCATCATCAGAAAGGAATAATTTAATTCGCCTGAACTCGactgtgagtttgtttgtgtttgtgtcatccTAATTAATTATATCAACAAGTCTTGAGTGAAATCTTAAGTCACCGCACACGTACAGTCACAAATGACATCACCCTAAGGCAGCAACTGCTGCCATCTTTACTTTAACTGGGACCTCCTgccagctgcagacacacaacacaccattCCTAAAAAGGTTCTCTTCTATCTCTCTTCTATCTCTTCTATCTTTAAGTCAGTCAGTCTAATGATCTGTTTCCTTTGTGCATTCAGGTCCACACAAGCACCAGAGCGCCGTGACGTGTCTTCAGTTCAACAAGAACTTTGTCATCACCAGCTCAGATGATGGCACAGTAAAACTGTGGGACCTGAAGACGGGAGAGTTCATCAGAAACCTGGTGACTCTGGAGAGTGGTGGCAGCGGCGGTGTGGTGTGGCGCATCCGGGCCTCCAACACCAAGCTGGTGTGCGCAGTTGGTAGCCGCAATGGCACAGAGGAGACCAAGCTGCTGGTGCTGGACTTTGATGTGGACATGAAGTGAGAAGAGATGTGGTGGGAAAACATGAAGAGAGCGCACTGCGGAAAGGAAGGAACAGAGAAAGAATGGGGGATGAGGCACCACGAATGCAGAGGGCCGAAGCCGCGAACTCTTCACCCAAACGCGCAAAATCTGCAACGACCACCGCTGACAGTGGGCTTTCCTGTCCTCTACAACTATCTCCCCCGTCCCCCATTTGGGTAAATGTTACTGACAAAGCCACAGACCCTCATATGTGTTAAGCCCCTGCTTTTGACCCCCACCACCAATACGAGGTGGAGTCGGAGGGGATCGGGCTGGAAATGGGGCAGGGGGCCATGATCGGTCTGTCCCTTGATTAGCTGggggaaagaagagaagaagaaaggaacgACTGATGACTGAACTCTTTGAAGTGACTCTCCACCCTTTCGGTACGGGGTCATCTTCGCACAGAGACTTGGTTTCGCTTCAAGCCTGACAGATTTTGAGATGTACAGagatatattattttttaaatccctaccacccacccccaccctctcaCTCAccctcaaagacacacacacacgcacacacacacacacacacacacacacacacacacactcaaacctgAAGAGTGGAAAACATTGACAGtaggaaaagaaaggaaggtgGGAGACATTTAAAGGTGAATTTCCACACAGTTCCACATAAAAAGCTGCTCGATTTAGAGGAGAGACATCGGAGGGTTCAGCCTGTAGTCAGGctcatttgttttcactctgcTTCCGTTCTTGTTCTCCAATCCGTTCCTGTAGTTTGATTCCTTTACAATGTCGCACACAAACGCAACTGTGAATTTCAGTACCTTTTGGGTTTATCATATGAAAGGGGTTTCTCTAtagatccccccccccaccaaacctctttctttgctgttgcCACTGGCAACAAATCCCAGTATTAGAAACCTGCTCAATTTAGGTTTGTTGTCATTCTGTaacaacttttttcttttttgtttgtttgttcttcctACATACCTGGGTTCGGAGCTCTGTCTCCTCATAAACATCAATGCTGTCCAGAATTTTTCAGTCTAGCTGGGGTGGTCTCCTCAATGCCGGTGCTGTAACGAGAAGGTCCTTTGCTCAAAGCGCTGTGGATTAACGCCCCTGAATCCCCCAGCCCCTTCCCCTCTACTGATTTCCCCCCCGTGGCCAAACTGTATTTATGCTGCtagatgaatggaaaaaaagagagatggaacTTTTACTTGCTGTGACGTTTTAGTCCCAGGCGAAATTCCAAATTGAACTCTATATGTTTGGACTTCAACAAAAGATAACATccatcattttttgttttgtttgttttttgccactGAAACTTGAGCCAAACGTGCCTCTACGAGGCTGAGAGGAGGGAACGCATCCGACAGACAACTGACGGGATCGCCTGCAGAGCGGAAACAAGCGGATGTACACTGTTggcgtgcgtgtgcgtgcgtgcatgagtgtgtgtgttaagcgTGTTAACGGGCAACTTGTAAACACATTCCTGGGGACAAAGCTTTTTCAGCCTGTTCTTTGGGGAAACGTACAAATGCTGTGTAGActggcaaagagaaaaaaaaaaaaaacaagcagatgtATCAACTTTAACACGTGAATGAAAGAACTGTCCGTACCAATGTGTGATTGTTGTTCCATTCAACGATGTCTGAAGCAACAGAGGAGACCATCACAAGCATCCAGTGACAGGTTGAGCTGCCAGGAGTCTTAGTGTTACATGTATTGCAGTGAAAATCACCGTGGTCGCAGCCTCGTGGATCGTCAGTGggacacataaacacaccaagGCAACAAACATGAACTGAAACATTGTAGCCAAATGAAAATCGTCTCAATCTCCAAGAGTCACAACTCAAGCTGAACTGTGAAAGTGGTATAACActgtatattaaaaaagaaaaaagaaaacaatcttgCTCTATCTCCTCTCGttgttttctccctctgttttaATTTATGATCTGGTTTGAGAAATCAGATTTGttgcaggtgtttttttttttttgttttttttgtttttttcagttcatGTAAACTGcctggcaaaaaagaaaacagacagaaaaaaaaccttaaagggattgtgtatttgtttgattcacttagaattttattttcttataacTTAAGTGCAATAAAATGTgggttcttctttttttcatttcaagcatatcagttgtctgtttttgttacCTGTGTGAAGGCATCTTATATGTTCAATAAAGCAAATTATTTGGTTAATTACATCCCTGAGGGAATACTTCAGACTTTTATCACAGTGCACTTTTATCGGACCGAATCAGTCGTAGCCAGTCAGGgttttttcttcagtgtcaCTTCTACGCAATCCAGTGTGACAGAATGAATCACAGATGCGCTCAAAGTGGCGatgtcctccttcctgtttgtttctcaaGTCACGATTAtctaaaaggatttttttttttttttttaattgacatgACTAAGATGGCTGCCGTTGAACAATTGATCTAGAGATAAAAGTAAAATGCGATTGTCTAAACAGACTTCAGCAATAAATCACAAAGTACATGAAGCATGTGACTAAAGATTTCCACTCACAAGgttaaaaataacagcagatgAAAACACGAAGACTAAAGTTGCTTGAATTAATatgataaataaacataaatgccTTATTTGCATAAtgtttcatattgattttatttgcttGGCATTTGAAAGGCACTCAATTAACTGCAGCTCATCGTGCTCTCATTTTCTTCAAAAGTTTAATCACACCTGACACCACCAGCCACTAGTCGGAAATATGAGttagtttgcattttcttttttaatttctagGAAATTCACAGATTTTTGGATGTTTGGAAGTTGTTCACAAGTCACAAGTGTGCATTTTAATTATTGGGGAAggtggctgggggggggggggtctccaGTACTTTTCTACAGTAACTGGAcattgtcagaatcagaatcgcctttactgtcattgtcattttcattaaaacGAGATTTGAGTGCAGCTCCAAGGTGCTTTTCAAGGTAGAGATGACAATGTGAAATAAGAAAGATATACAACTAAGTCGAAGaacaatataaaatgttaaaaagttaaaaaatgtaAGACAGAATTATATTCAGAACTGTGGATTGTGTCATCGGCTGATATTGTACAGGAGTATTTCACGAGAAAATATTGCACTGGGTATTGCATGAGCCGTGTTGAAGTTACAGTGCAGAGTGTTACCATTTATTATTGTTCAGTGCAGTGATGGCTCTGGGGAAAAAGCTGTCCGAGTTCTGTGAGACCTATACCGTCGAACAGGCGGCTGCTGGGGTGGTAAGTGTCCTTCATGATGCTGGGAGCAACAGCTGGTAATGTCCTTTAGGCTGGGCAGAGAGCAGCCAGTGATCTTCTGGGCCGTGTTGATCACCTTCTGCAGCgctctcctgtctgctgctgagcaccTTGCGTACCATGCTGTGTTGCAGTACGTCAGGATGCTCTCGATGGTGGCTCTGTAGAACATCATCAGCAGCTCCTCTAGATTGCTCCTCCTGAGCACCCTCAGGAAGTGGAGTGTCTGCTGGGCTTTCACCGCTGTGGTGTTAGCAGTCCAGGATAGTTGTCGGACACCTGCACTCCCAGGAATCTGATGGAGGTGACCCGTTCCTGGGTCAGCCCTGCCCTTCCTGAATTCCAggataatttcttttgtttttgtggggtTCAGCGGCAGGTTGTTGTCAGCCGGTTGACCTCCTCTCTGTAGTCAGACTCATCCTGCCCTGAGATGAGCCCGACCACAGTGGTCTCATCTTCAAACTTGATGATGGCGTTTGAGAGATGGATCAAGGAGCAGTCGTGTATAGAAAGTGAACAGGAGGGGACTCAGTACACATCCTTGGGGTGAACCAATGCTGAGTgtgatggtggaggagaggtgggggccAAGTTTCACAGACTGTGGGCGGTCTGTGAGGAAGTCCTTGATCCACTGGAAGATGGGGGTGGGGTTGCTAAGGTGGGACAGTTTCTGGACCACGATCTCCAGGATGACGTGGTTGAAGGCTGAGATGAAGTCGATGAAGAGCAACCTCACGTAGCTCCCCAGGTGCTCCAGGTGGCTCAGCGCGGTGTGGAGTGCCCTGTAGGCAAACTGGTGGGGGTCCAGACTAGGAAGGCAGACGGGCCCTGATGTGTTGGGAGACCAGTCTTTCAAAGTTCATGACCACACACGTAAGTGCAACAGGCCTGTAGTCACTGATGTTTTCCACTGCTGAATTGGATGATGGTGGAGGCTTTGAGGCAAGGTGGGATGAAAGCCTGCGACAGGGACAGGTTGAAGATGTAGTTTTCTGCAAGCATTCGTCAGACAAAAGTAAATTGTGAATTTGCTGGGAACTATTTTCTTTCTATTTGGTATGAGACTGTGCTATGTGGGATTGGCCCAAGATAAATGTTTAGTATACTGAAGAGACAACAGCTCGATGGCACAGAGGAATAAGCTCGGTGGCTTTGGCCTCACAGGGAggaatacctttttttttttttatatccacaGATTTGGCAACAAATAATAAAGAGCGCCAAGTTTAAGGTCAGTTTCCAAAATAAGTCAGGGAGGTCAGATATAAAACTGAAGATCACTCTGCAATTTGGGGGTTTGATCGGGTCATTTAGAGATGAAAAGATTAACTGATTGTCACATTTCACTGTTGCTTTTCAattctcaaactttttcatttacttGAGGGGGAAAAGTGGAACAGGTTTATCGCAGTCAAGATTTCAACACTGACCACTTCCAGATTGacgtttttttttacatgtttttaattCTCACTCTGCAGGAAGTAAAGAAGCTTGTGCAGCTTTTGTAGAGGAACAGCTGATGCTCAATGGCTCTCtagttttgtttcattactGTTGTCATAGCTGGGGATGCACAGACTGTCGCTCAATCGAGGTGGCCTAAATAAACAGTCATTAATTTTATTCTTGCTTTTCATATATGCAGTTCCAGCCTCATTAAAGGCATTCACTCTGCTCTCAGCTGCATCTAAAGAGCCATGACATGCAACCAGGCAGTGATTTTAATGTGAcccatggttttgttttgtctcttggTCAGTGTCAGTAATATCCGGGCGGTTATCTGTCATGAGCCTGTACAGCTCAGTGTCGCAGCAGTGAAGGGTCTGAGCTGCGGATTCCCTCC contains:
- the fbxw7 gene encoding F-box/WD repeat-containing protein 7 isoform X3, whose protein sequence is MGFYGTLKMIFYKMKRKLDHGPEVRSFPSGKKPCKGPEYPSPTGIVPCPATPTTFGHIRTANGQGQQRRRITSIQPPTGLQEWLRTFQSWTGPEKLLALDELIDSCEPTQVKHMMQVIEPQFQRDFISLLPKELALYVLSFLEPKDLLQAAQTCRYWRILAEDNLLWREKCREEGIDEPLPLKKRKIVKPGFTHSPWKSAYIRQHRIDTNWRRGDLKSPKVLKGHDDHVITCLQFCGNRIVSGSDDNTLKVWSAITGKCLRTLVGHTGGVWSSQMRDNIIISGSTDRTLKVWNAETGECIHTLYGHTSTVRCMHLHEKRVVSGSRDATLRVWDIETGQCLHVLMGHVAAVRCVQYDGRRVVSGAYDFMVKVWDPETETCLHTLQGHTNRVYSLQFDGIHVVSGSLDTSIRVWDVETGNCIHTLTGHQSLTSGMELKDNILVSGNADSTVKIWDIKTGQCLQTLQGPHKHQSAVTCLQFNKNFVITSSDDGTVKLWDLKTGEFIRNLVTLESGGSGGVVWRIRASNTKLVCAVGSRNGTEETKLLVLDFDVDMK